The Octopus sinensis unplaced genomic scaffold, ASM634580v1 Contig16511, whole genome shotgun sequence nucleotide sequence CTTTGTTTGCATTCAAGACCCTGCATTACTCGATCCCGTCGACAGACTGATCTATCCAAAAATAAAACGATTGCTAAATCGAGGCTAAAAACGAGCCAATCCTTATtgacaaatttttattaatatcactTTGTCGTTATAAGTAAATTTGATGTGCAATATACCGGTCTCCTCTCTATAGGAATCGGTTTAGAGTGATTTGattgtatataataaaattatttgtcaCCCTTCGTCCCCTTTGTCGTATATTTATTTTGAaggaataataattaagtaataatgaaatgacataaaaataaaggaattgtTGTTTGGTTGTGTGGTATGCCCAATAAGTGATCTCTGTTTAGTAGGATGGCGGAGTCGGGAAACAAGTCAGAAATGGACATAAACGAGGAAACTCGAAAGGCAATGGAGGAGTCGAACGAGATCCAGAATCTGTTGGAACAACTGCAGAGCAAATTCGAGAGCATGTCCGAGGATATAATGGCCAAAAGTATTGTCGTGGCTGACTCGCAGTCGACCAAATGGGCGGACGGATTGACGAAATGGAGAATTCCATCAACGAAATGATCGAGCAGACTCAGTCCGAGATTGATGCCTccaactaattttctttttttgataatAAATTTGGTTGTTAGTTAATTTTGGTTGTGTGTGATTGTCCTGTGCGACAATAAGTACTTCTCTGGAAGGGATTAGACTGCCTTTGTGATTATAATTTGAATTCCCTGGAAGAGTACGCCTTCTATGAGTTACTCCACAAACACATAAAAGACAATTCAACCTAAACCCAGTCCTCAATGTGGCCGGCGAAATAATTCCTGTCATAAAAAACCCGAAAATCCTTGGAGTCGTATTCGATCAATGCCTATCTTTCACGCAACACGTGGAGCTCATTTTCACCAAAGCCAAACGAAAACTGAATGCACTACGTGCCTTATCTGGGCAAACTTAAGGCCAAGCCAAAGAATGCCTCACTTTGGTTTACAAACAATTTGTCAGAACATCTATGAACTATGCTAGTCCAGCATGGTCATGGAACTTGTCTCATTCAAACCTCCAAAAACTCTAAAGAATCCAAAACTCAGGGCTACGCACAATAACTGGCTGCCTTGCATCCACTCCCATCGATCATCTTCATTGGGAGTCCTGTATTCTTCCGGTCGATGACCATTTGACGATGAGAGGACTCCAATTCCTACAGGAAATACAAGACTCTTCTGATCCAAGTCACAAAATCTCTAttccagaaaacaaaagacacatcATTTTTACTCTGGCCGATCAATGTAGATGTCTATCAAAAATACTCTCAACCAACAATGGGAAAACTGCGAATAAACTAATCCATGACTACATCTCCACTCGTGCTATCAGGATGCTCAAAAACAACAAACTTCTTAACAGCCATCCATTGGCACACTCACAATTTACTTGTTTGCGGGGTTCCATTATTCTTGATGTGGTAGACACAGCCTTCCACTGGTTGAGAAAGAAGTGGTATTCAAAATTGGTCCCAAATAGTAAAACGGTTATTGATACAAAAACGAATAGAAATATTATAGGAATAAAAATGTGAACATTAAGAACTGCGGTAAAGTGATATAATGGAGACAGTCAACCACATTTCGACCTGCCTGAAACAACTATTGACAACCAGTTCCCAGTTGTACGAGAGGGGGTGTTACTCGGCGGATAGAATACGACACAGCCTGACACACCATTTGACAGCACTGCAGGAGGTGATGTCATCAAGAGAGGAAGGGAAGGTGACACAACTGCTGAGGCGGATGGACTACCTGCGTCCCAAGAACACATCATTCTGCCTCCTTGTTGACTACAAAGTGAAGTCGTGCCTTATTGGTAGAGTCAACTCAAGGAGGGAGATCGAGTGCAGTTTATGGAGATGGATGGACTCGACGACTACTTGGTTGCCTCCCTAATGTCATTGCAGGTGGAGACTGCGAAGGGGGACAGAATCTCCATTCCGTGGCTGTTTGTCCAAGACGAGAGTCTAAGCGAGTGAGTGCTTAAGGCAACATGCTTAATCGATCGAGactgatttgtttataattattcgCAGAATCAAACGAGAACTGATGGAGTTTTACGAAAAGATAACCTTCAGGAAGAACAGCAATGAGGGCACTCATAACATGACCACTGGATATGTCCAAATCACCTCCACCAACACACAGTACGCCTCCAAGTCATACATCTGGACAAAGTGAGGGTCCTCCTTATTCCAGTCCACATTCAGTCCTGTCCATTTCCGAGAGGCCCGAAAGGATGTTCCGAGAGAGATTGGTCGTGGAGGTGAGACTGGATGCACTCCCTGCCCCAATCGACCTCACGTGTGCTATAGACAGAGGACATTTGGCCATTCTTGGACAAGACCTGTTTGCGGTCAAACAACCAAATGACTCGTattccctcaccaccaccaccgaattGGTTTCCCAGAGGAGACTCCGCTTGGTCGTCCTCCCACCAAACACACAACCCCCACAACCAAACTTTGGTCTTGTCTTCTCAACCCTTTCGGAGAATTGTTCCCAAATGTCCTGGGAGACACTGAATCCCCAAATCACTCCACTGGAAGGACACAGTCCCCCGCCCTTGGAGGACTGCGATGACTATCAAGTGAGAGGGGacttgtttgtatttgtggaCCATCGACAACACGGACGGGTTTGCTCAGTGCAGGAAGCTTTCGGGGAAGAAAGACTGTCATTGGAGCACGTCCACTCTCTTGTGAAGACATTCTTCGACAACAGCCTGTCGCCCCCCGTCTACCACGCACATTGGAAGTGCCTCTGCTCACTCCCACTGCCTGCCTGTCAGAATGACTTTGTGCTGAGGGATGTGTGTTCCCCCCACCTCCTCATCACACAATGCCTCACTCTCGCATTGACCAGACCATTGTGGGACTATCCTCTGTCCAGGTCAATCACGCTGAAGGAAGCACTCCTCACGTTTCTGATAAACATGACCTGGTTTTCCTTCCGCTGTGGGATAAAGGAAACATTCGAGTCATTCTATAAAGTATACACCTGTCCCCGTGGGTGGTGGAACAAACGAACTCTCCGATTGTTCTTTGATTTGGTTACTCCCACGTTCTTCCCACCCTCCCCCCTCTGTCCccacacaacatactgtctgagGAATCAACAAATGGGCACGTTGACTGCATTCGCCCAGGGACTCACCAACAAGTCTCCTCAACAAGTCATTCATGAACTCAGTCTGTCCCTCCCAACAAGACCTGCCTTTGCTAAGGGCAGTGTCGGGGAAATTACTAAATTTAATATATTCGGGCAGGACTTTGTACTCTCAGAGTCCCTCATTTCGCGGAATGTGGTCTCCTTTATGGTGAGACAGGAATGTGAATTGTTGTATGACTTCAATTCGGGGGTGGCATACTTTCTGGGCAGCCAACTGATCGTGCAGTATTTGACTGAGTTGTTAGTCAAGTTGGCCGACGAGTGGGGCATCCAATCATGGGACTGCAAAGTAATCATTTGAGTGATTGGACAAAGAGGGAGACCGAGTCACTCATTCGAGACATGGACATGTACCGGCGGGCAGTCATTACATATAGTCCTCACCCCCCTCCTTCCAATTTAATTCACACTCTCCAAAAGGTCGGCCAACTCATTCAAATTAGACATTGGACTACTTCCACGCTGGGAAGGAAGCCTTGGACTACACAGACTGGTCGTGCGAGGTGTTCAGAGGACTGGTTGAGGATTGTGAGGCACTCCTGTCGTCCATCGAGAAAGAGGCGGGCAACGTGTCTTCAGTCAAGGATTtggagaataaaatgaaaaatggaaaGCGAGAGTTCATTTTGAAAGTGGAGCAAGTTCAAAATAAATATCGGGtaaagtatatattattaatttaaaattgtcTCTTTGGCAATAACCCATCCTTAGGACACAATCACGTCCAGTTGGCCCAACAACAAAATCGCGGAAAACTGCATGAGTCACATTTATCTTCCCTCAACGACCAGTTCAGCCAAGTCGATTCTCCACCGCTTCGAAGAATTGGCGGATTGTTTAGAACAAATTACCCGCCGGGCAGACACACTATGTCGAGAAAAGGAAGGCGAGTTGGAACGGATAAAAAACAAGTTCATTCTCTTCCGGACTGATCTGTCTGCTCTGTCTTCGAGGATTGACAGCCAATCAGACGACGTGGTCACAGAAATCGCAGAAATAGGCAAACAAGTGAGGGAGGAGTGGCAAGTGGCAGAAAGACTAAAAAATGAGATCGAGGACATGATTAAAGTAGTTTAAGAACTGCTGATTGTGACAGTCCGATCCTTCTCTCGGAGATTTGCTGAATAATGCGCTCGCCGTGTTGGCCAATGCAGTCGCCTTGAAGGGCGTGGTGGCAGACTTGTCGAGTCTGGCAGGAAAGCACTCAACCAAGTATTGACTGTGTTGGTGACTGTCCCAGACTGGAGCCACTCGAAAGAATTATCAAGGAAACTGCCGACTTGTTTCAGACTGGTTTAAACGAATCATTGGAAGAACAACTGAGACGACTGTCCTCTGCGCGGGACCGTGTGGATAAAGTGAGGATTGGGTGACCATTCAGGCTGTGGTGGATCTGTCGGACTGCATTGGATGTGGGGAGTTATTGGAGCGTTGGAAAGTCGTGCGAGAAAATGTGTTAGTGCGAGTAGTCAATAAAGTATGAAACAAGTACGACAAATAGGTCCAATCGGGCATGAGCAATCTGCTGGCGTGGATGGACAAGACCGACTCCCAACTAGAACAGAACGAGGGGACTATGATGACTGTATATTCCACTCTGACCACGACAGACTATCGAGGCTGCAATGTCGGACAAAATGAGGGAGGTGACACAACTCTTGAGAATATTCACAACCCTCGCATCCTTTCGAGTCACCGAGAACGGGGGATTACTTTTATTGAGAAATAAATTGGCCACCCGAAGCCTCGCTGTCCTCCAGTCCATGACTAAAAAGTATTAACATTGCACTAAATGTAGGTTTGGTGACTTTAGGGAGGCAGTGAATATTATCAATCGAATTAATCCAGTCCTTCAGGAGTTGAGGGACACTGAGGGAGATGACATTCTACAAGTATTCCCCAATTTGAACTGCCCAGTCTCACTACATTCTGAGAAACATTTCCCTCAGTCAGTTATATATCGCCCGAATTGGCAAACTGAGCACACACAGTGAATGCGCTCATGTTCTTCAACGACAACTCGACCACATCAGGCAGGCCAAAGACACAAGTCAATTCGACTGTTGTGGA carries:
- the LOC115230836 gene encoding uncharacterized protein LOC115230836, translating into MSKSPPPTHSTPPSHTSGQSEGPPYSSPHSVLSISERPERMFRERLVVEVRLDALPAPIDLTCAIDRGHLAILGQDLFAVKQPNDSYSLTTTTELVSQRRLRLVVLPPNTQPPQPNFGLVFSTLSENCSQMSWETLNPQITPLEGHSPPPLEDCDDYQVRGDLFVFVDHRQHGRVCSVQEAFGEERLSLEHVHSLVKTFFDNSLSPPVYHAHWKCLCSLPLPACQNDFVLRDVCSPHLLITQCLTLALTRPLWDYPLSRSITLKEALLTFLINMTWFSFRCGIKETFESFYKVYTCPRGWWNKRTLRLFFDLVTPTFFPPSPLCPHTTYCLRNQQMGTLTAFAQGLTNKSPQQVIHELSLSLPTRPAFAKGSVGEITKFNIFGQDFVLSESLISRNVVSFMVRQECELLYDFNSGVAYFLGSQLIVQYLTELLVKLADEWGIQSWDCKVII